In Vitis vinifera cultivar Pinot Noir 40024 chromosome 11, ASM3070453v1, a genomic segment contains:
- the LOC100249054 gene encoding nuclear transcription factor Y subunit A-4 isoform X3 — translation MAIRIGNLPKRSFDQSSVHSMPHFTVNCQAWWNSNEQQLPESFSKNLSLKVESPPQLYQNMKQLGLQLQDQDSSSSQSTGQSHQEVSAIGRTNSQDQCISSESVHGESCEKRVEGQSQMKPVFFMANPDVVFNPSQVDYGHSVTHVAYPYADPYHGGLVAAYGPHAVIQPQLVGIAPTRVPLPFDIAEDGPIFVNAKQYHGILRRRQSRAKMEAQNKLVKARKPYLHESRHLHALNRVRGSGGRFLSTKKLQEPDSTSNAGCHSVSGSGHFHQKGDTTEQPEHRFSGMSPHMGGAMQGGGGGTYGQWSPAPGCPVRSR, via the exons ATGGCTATACGAATCGGAAACTTGCCCAAAAGAAGTTTTGATCAAAGTTCTGTTCATTCTATGCCCCATTTCACTGTTAATTGCCAAGCTTGGTGGAATTCAAATGAACAGCAGCTTCCAgagtctttttcaaaaaatctaaGCTTGAAAGTTGAATCTCCGCCCCAACTCTATCAAAACATGAAGCAATTAGGTCTTCAACTACAAGACCAGGACTCATCCTCAAGTCAATCAACTGGTCAGTCTCACCAAGAAGTGTCTGCTATCGGAAGGACCAATTCTCAAGATCAATGTATTTCATCTGAATCTG TTCATGGTGAAAGTTGCGAGAAGCGTGTGGAAGGTCAAAGTCAAATGAAGCCAGTTTTCTTTATGGCTAATCCAGATGTTGTCTTCAATCCTTCACAAGTTGACTATGGCCATTCTGTG ACTCATGTTGCATATCCTTATGCTGATCCTTACCATGGGGGGTTAGTGGCTGCATATGGTCCACATGCTGTT ATTCAGCCCCAGCTGGTGGGGATAGCACCTACCAGAGTCCCACTGCCCTTTGATATTGCAGAGGATGGACCTATTTTTGTCAATGCAAAACAGTATCATGGAATTCTCAGGAGGAGGCAGTCACGAGCAAAGATGGAGGCCCAGAACAAACTTGTCAAAGCCCGAAAG CCATATCTGCACGAGTCTCGGCATCTTCATGCCCTAAATAGGGTTAGAGGATCTGGTGGACGCTTCCTCAGCACGAAAAAGCTCCAAGAACCCGACTCAACTTCCAATGCTGGCTGTCATAGTGTATCTGGCTCTGGTCATTTTCACCAGAAGGGAGACACAACTGA GCAGCCGGAGCACAGGTTCTCAGGCATGTCTCCCCACATGGGTGGAGCCATGCAAGGTGGTGGCGGTGGGACTTATGGGCAATGGAGTCCTGCTCCTGGTTGTCCGGTGAGAAGTCGATAG
- the LOC100249054 gene encoding nuclear transcription factor Y subunit A-3 isoform X2: MAIRIGNLPKRSFDQSSVHSMPHFTVNCQAWWNSNEQQLPESFSKNLSLKVESPPQLYQNMKQLGLQLQDQDSSSSQSTGQSHQEVSAIGRTNSQDQFHGESCEKRVEGQSQMKPVFFMANPDVVFNPSQVDYGHSVTHVAYPYADPYHGGLVAAYGPHAVIQPQLVGIAPTRVPLPFDIAEDGPIFVNAKQYHGILRRRQSRAKMEAQNKLVKARKPYLHESRHLHALNRVRGSGGRFLSTKKLQEPDSTSNAGCHSVSGSGHFHQKGDTTEYEVHQSDTGKFVASTTSSSDVTSVSNSDVLFRQPEHRFSGMSPHMGGAMQGGGGGTYGQWSPAPGCPVRSR; this comes from the exons ATGGCTATACGAATCGGAAACTTGCCCAAAAGAAGTTTTGATCAAAGTTCTGTTCATTCTATGCCCCATTTCACTGTTAATTGCCAAGCTTGGTGGAATTCAAATGAACAGCAGCTTCCAgagtctttttcaaaaaatctaaGCTTGAAAGTTGAATCTCCGCCCCAACTCTATCAAAACATGAAGCAATTAGGTCTTCAACTACAAGACCAGGACTCATCCTCAAGTCAATCAACTGGTCAGTCTCACCAAGAAGTGTCTGCTATCGGAAGGACCAATTCTCAAGATCAAT TTCATGGTGAAAGTTGCGAGAAGCGTGTGGAAGGTCAAAGTCAAATGAAGCCAGTTTTCTTTATGGCTAATCCAGATGTTGTCTTCAATCCTTCACAAGTTGACTATGGCCATTCTGTG ACTCATGTTGCATATCCTTATGCTGATCCTTACCATGGGGGGTTAGTGGCTGCATATGGTCCACATGCTGTT ATTCAGCCCCAGCTGGTGGGGATAGCACCTACCAGAGTCCCACTGCCCTTTGATATTGCAGAGGATGGACCTATTTTTGTCAATGCAAAACAGTATCATGGAATTCTCAGGAGGAGGCAGTCACGAGCAAAGATGGAGGCCCAGAACAAACTTGTCAAAGCCCGAAAG CCATATCTGCACGAGTCTCGGCATCTTCATGCCCTAAATAGGGTTAGAGGATCTGGTGGACGCTTCCTCAGCACGAAAAAGCTCCAAGAACCCGACTCAACTTCCAATGCTGGCTGTCATAGTGTATCTGGCTCTGGTCATTTTCACCAGAAGGGAGACACAACTGAGTATGAAGTCCATCAGTCTGATACTGGCAAATTTGTTGCTTCAACTACATCCAGCTCTGATGTCACCAGTGTCTCTAACAGTGATGTCCTTTTCAGGCAGCCGGAGCACAGGTTCTCAGGCATGTCTCCCCACATGGGTGGAGCCATGCAAGGTGGTGGCGGTGGGACTTATGGGCAATGGAGTCCTGCTCCTGGTTGTCCGGTGAGAAGTCGATAG
- the LOC100249054 gene encoding nuclear transcription factor Y subunit A-3 isoform X1, with protein MAIRIGNLPKRSFDQSSVHSMPHFTVNCQAWWNSNEQQLPESFSKNLSLKVESPPQLYQNMKQLGLQLQDQDSSSSQSTGQSHQEVSAIGRTNSQDQCISSESVHGESCEKRVEGQSQMKPVFFMANPDVVFNPSQVDYGHSVTHVAYPYADPYHGGLVAAYGPHAVIQPQLVGIAPTRVPLPFDIAEDGPIFVNAKQYHGILRRRQSRAKMEAQNKLVKARKPYLHESRHLHALNRVRGSGGRFLSTKKLQEPDSTSNAGCHSVSGSGHFHQKGDTTEYEVHQSDTGKFVASTTSSSDVTSVSNSDVLFRQPEHRFSGMSPHMGGAMQGGGGGTYGQWSPAPGCPVRSR; from the exons ATGGCTATACGAATCGGAAACTTGCCCAAAAGAAGTTTTGATCAAAGTTCTGTTCATTCTATGCCCCATTTCACTGTTAATTGCCAAGCTTGGTGGAATTCAAATGAACAGCAGCTTCCAgagtctttttcaaaaaatctaaGCTTGAAAGTTGAATCTCCGCCCCAACTCTATCAAAACATGAAGCAATTAGGTCTTCAACTACAAGACCAGGACTCATCCTCAAGTCAATCAACTGGTCAGTCTCACCAAGAAGTGTCTGCTATCGGAAGGACCAATTCTCAAGATCAATGTATTTCATCTGAATCTG TTCATGGTGAAAGTTGCGAGAAGCGTGTGGAAGGTCAAAGTCAAATGAAGCCAGTTTTCTTTATGGCTAATCCAGATGTTGTCTTCAATCCTTCACAAGTTGACTATGGCCATTCTGTG ACTCATGTTGCATATCCTTATGCTGATCCTTACCATGGGGGGTTAGTGGCTGCATATGGTCCACATGCTGTT ATTCAGCCCCAGCTGGTGGGGATAGCACCTACCAGAGTCCCACTGCCCTTTGATATTGCAGAGGATGGACCTATTTTTGTCAATGCAAAACAGTATCATGGAATTCTCAGGAGGAGGCAGTCACGAGCAAAGATGGAGGCCCAGAACAAACTTGTCAAAGCCCGAAAG CCATATCTGCACGAGTCTCGGCATCTTCATGCCCTAAATAGGGTTAGAGGATCTGGTGGACGCTTCCTCAGCACGAAAAAGCTCCAAGAACCCGACTCAACTTCCAATGCTGGCTGTCATAGTGTATCTGGCTCTGGTCATTTTCACCAGAAGGGAGACACAACTGAGTATGAAGTCCATCAGTCTGATACTGGCAAATTTGTTGCTTCAACTACATCCAGCTCTGATGTCACCAGTGTCTCTAACAGTGATGTCCTTTTCAGGCAGCCGGAGCACAGGTTCTCAGGCATGTCTCCCCACATGGGTGGAGCCATGCAAGGTGGTGGCGGTGGGACTTATGGGCAATGGAGTCCTGCTCCTGGTTGTCCGGTGAGAAGTCGATAG
- the LOC100245712 gene encoding alpha/beta hydrolase domain-containing protein WAV2, with the protein MTSDWAHCGTSKSPRNYTRTVAHTTKTKASGRERERAWTMVSYVSVLLYGVGGIVVAGMALLVAFQEKLVYVPVLPGLTKSYPITPARLRLMYEDVWLRSSDGVRLHAWFIKLFPECRGPTILFFQENAGNIAHRLEMVRIMIQRLQCNVFMLSYRGYGASDGYPSQHGITMDAQAALDHLSQRIDIDTSRIVVFGRSLGGAVGAVLTKNNPDKVAALILENTFTSILDMAGVLLPFLKWFIGGSGSKGPRILNCLVRSPWSTIDIIGEITQPILFLSGLQDEMVPPFHMQMLYAKAAARNRQCIFVEFPTGMHMDTWLAGGDNYWKTIQLFFEQNVPEQTEIQSSHNDNDSEEAR; encoded by the exons ATGACATCGGACTGGGCCCACTGCGGCACGTCAAAGTCTCCTCGTAACTACACTCGCACTGTCGCACACACGACTAAGACAAAAGCCTCTGgtcgagagagagagagagcttggACGATGGTGTCGTACGTGAGTGTGCTGTTGTACGGAGTTGGAGGCATAGTGGTGGCGGGCATGGCGCTGCTGGTGGCGTTCCAGGAGAAGCTCGTATACGTGCCGGTGTTGCCTGGTCTCACCAAGTCCTACCCCATCACTCCCGCCCGCCTCCGCCTCATGTACGAGGACGTTTGGCTCAGATCCTCCGATGGCGTTCGCCTCCATGCTTGGTTCATCAAGCTCTTCCCCGAATGTCGAG GTCCAACAATTCTGTTTTTCCAAGAAAATGCAGGAA ATATTGCTCACCGTCTTGAAATGGTTCGCATAATGATACAGAGGTTGCAATGCAATGTTTTCATGCTTTCATACCGAGG TTATGGGGCAAGTGATGGCTATCCTTCTCAGCATGGTATTACAATGGATGCTCAG GCTGCATTGGATCATCTTTCTCAAAGGATTGACATTGACACATCTAGAATAGTTGTGTTTGGAAGGTCCCTTGGGGGTGCAGTTGGAGCTGTTCTTACGAAAAACAACCCCGATAAG GTTGCTGCACTGATATTAGAGAACACTTTCACATCTATCCTGGATATGGCTGGAGTTCTGCTACCCTTCCTAAAGTGGTTTATTGGAGGAAGTGGTTCAAAGGGCCCCAGGATTCTTAATTGTCTTGTGAGATCTCCTTGGAGCACCATTGATATAATTGGCGAG ATTACCCAGCCAATCCTTTTCCTCTCTGGATTGCAAGATGAGATGGTTCCCCCATTCCACATGCAAATGCTGTATGCTAAAGCAGCTGCTCGAAACAGGCAATGCATCTTTGTGGAGTTTCCTACTGGCATGCACATGGACACATGGCTGGCTGGTGGTGACAACTATTGGAAAACTATTCAGCTTTTCTTTGAACAAAATGTCCCAGAGCAGACAGAAATTCAATCATCCCACAACGACAATG ATTCTGAGGAGGCAAGGTGA
- the LOC100249054 gene encoding nuclear transcription factor Y subunit A-4 isoform X4 produces the protein MAIRIGNLPKRSFDQSSVHSMPHFTVNCQAWWNSNEQQLPESFSKNLSLKVESPPQLYQNMKQLGLQLQDQDSSSSQSTGQSHQEVSAIGRTNSQDQFHGESCEKRVEGQSQMKPVFFMANPDVVFNPSQVDYGHSVTHVAYPYADPYHGGLVAAYGPHAVIQPQLVGIAPTRVPLPFDIAEDGPIFVNAKQYHGILRRRQSRAKMEAQNKLVKARKPYLHESRHLHALNRVRGSGGRFLSTKKLQEPDSTSNAGCHSVSGSGHFHQKGDTTEQPEHRFSGMSPHMGGAMQGGGGGTYGQWSPAPGCPVRSR, from the exons ATGGCTATACGAATCGGAAACTTGCCCAAAAGAAGTTTTGATCAAAGTTCTGTTCATTCTATGCCCCATTTCACTGTTAATTGCCAAGCTTGGTGGAATTCAAATGAACAGCAGCTTCCAgagtctttttcaaaaaatctaaGCTTGAAAGTTGAATCTCCGCCCCAACTCTATCAAAACATGAAGCAATTAGGTCTTCAACTACAAGACCAGGACTCATCCTCAAGTCAATCAACTGGTCAGTCTCACCAAGAAGTGTCTGCTATCGGAAGGACCAATTCTCAAGATCAAT TTCATGGTGAAAGTTGCGAGAAGCGTGTGGAAGGTCAAAGTCAAATGAAGCCAGTTTTCTTTATGGCTAATCCAGATGTTGTCTTCAATCCTTCACAAGTTGACTATGGCCATTCTGTG ACTCATGTTGCATATCCTTATGCTGATCCTTACCATGGGGGGTTAGTGGCTGCATATGGTCCACATGCTGTT ATTCAGCCCCAGCTGGTGGGGATAGCACCTACCAGAGTCCCACTGCCCTTTGATATTGCAGAGGATGGACCTATTTTTGTCAATGCAAAACAGTATCATGGAATTCTCAGGAGGAGGCAGTCACGAGCAAAGATGGAGGCCCAGAACAAACTTGTCAAAGCCCGAAAG CCATATCTGCACGAGTCTCGGCATCTTCATGCCCTAAATAGGGTTAGAGGATCTGGTGGACGCTTCCTCAGCACGAAAAAGCTCCAAGAACCCGACTCAACTTCCAATGCTGGCTGTCATAGTGTATCTGGCTCTGGTCATTTTCACCAGAAGGGAGACACAACTGA GCAGCCGGAGCACAGGTTCTCAGGCATGTCTCCCCACATGGGTGGAGCCATGCAAGGTGGTGGCGGTGGGACTTATGGGCAATGGAGTCCTGCTCCTGGTTGTCCGGTGAGAAGTCGATAG